A segment of the Alistipes communis genome:
AGCGGCGGATTTCGCCGACCGACGGGTCTTCGGCCGCAAGCACCTGCGTCGCACGGTGGCGCCGCTGCCCTTCGGCGGCTTCGATCGCCGAACGGCCGGCGGCCGGATCCGCGTCGTCGAGGTGGAGGACGTTGCGGCGGTCCTCCTCCCGCGCTGCGTCGGCGGGAGCCGCCGCGCCGTGCAGACCGAATGCGGCCAACAGTCGGTTCCAGCCGCTCGCGAGGTTCCGCACGGCCGACCGTTCGCCTTCGGCCGTTTCGCCTCCCTCGACGATCCGGTCGGCCAGCCCCGCCGCGACGGTCTCTTCGGGCGAGAGCCAGCGGCCGTTGCCGTTGTTCTCGGCCATCCTTTGCGCAAACTCTTCCTGCGGGCGTCCCGACCGTCGGGCGTAGAGGGCGGCCAGCCGTTCGTCGGTCTTGCGGAGCAGTTCGGCGCGGGCTTCCAGCTCTGCGGCGTTGCCCTCTGCGGCGCAGGCCGCCGCGTGCACCAGGTAGAGCGCCCCTGCCGAGATTTCGCGCCGTCCTTCCGATGCGGCCTGTGCGATGAGCGTCGCAGCCGAGGCCACGTAGCCGTAGCAGCGGGTGGTCACTTCGGCGTCGAGCGCCGCCAGCGCGTCGTAGATCAGCAGCGCGTCGTTCACGTCGCCGCCCGTCGAGCGGATGTTGACCACCACCTGCGGGGCGTCGAGCGCTGCGATGCGCGCCACCGCGTCGCGGAACTTTTCGTAGGTGGCCACGCGGTCGTCGGGCGATGCGAACTGCCACTGTTCGGGTACGCCGATCGTCCCCTCGATATCGATGTAGCAGACGTCGGCCGAATTTCTGATTTGAATGTCGGATTTCATGGTTACTGGTTTTCTTTGTTTCGGTAGATGATGCCCCGCACCTTCTCGTAGGAGCAGCAGTAGTCGTAGGCCGTTTCGCCCATCGCATAACATTTCTTTTCGCCGCGCGCCGTCCGCCGGGCCACGTCGCGGCGGATGGCTGCCTCCTCCGCGCGCCGCAGGTCGAGCAGCCCCTCGCGCAGCAGGTAGGCGAGTGCCTGCGTCGTACTCAGTCCGCGCAGTTCGCGGCGCAGTTCTTCCAGAAGTCGTTCTTCGTGCCGCATGGTCAGTCGTCGCAGAGTCGGTCGAACGTACAGTGCGCCACGCCTTCGCGCGGATCGTAGGCCTCGACGGCGCGCAGCGTGAAGAGCGAACTTCCGCCTGCGAACCGGAACCGGAATCGGGAGCGGATCGTGGGATGCGCTTCGCCTGCGAACCGGAAGAGCGCCGCGTACTCGTCGGGGGCGATCCGCAGCCGGAGCGTCACCTGCTGACGGTCCTCTTCGGCCGCGATGCGTGCGTCGTAGAAGCGGTGGAGCCCCTCCTGCGCATCGCGGTCCTCGAAACAGAGGGTGAACCCCTCCGTCTCGGCGTCGCCCGTGAAGTGGAAGGCCGCCAGCGGATAGCGTTCGTCGCCGAGCGGATAGCCCCACCGTTCGCCTGCGGGCAGGCCGTGCAGCCCCATCCAGCGCACGATGCGCGGCGTGACGGCGGTCGCGTCGTCGGTTGTCGCGTCGTCGCGGTCGCCCACGCAGAGGATCAGCGCCGACGGTGCGTTCGCGTATCTGCCCGCTTCGCAGAGCGTCGGGGCGAACAGTTCGTTGAGCGACACCTCCTCGCCCTGCTTGGCCGCTTTGGAGGCCGTGGCGTGGCTCCAACGTCCGAAGCGCGTGTCGTTGGCGGCGTCGAACCGTGCCACGGCGCCGTCCGCGTCGCGGTACCCCCACGTCCGCCGGTCGTGGACGTCGAGCGCACGGTCGGCGCCGGCGATCGGCGTGTCGCCCAGGATGCGGTCGCTCCACTCCCAGACGGTCGTCGCATCGTAGAAGTCGCACGCCGGCTCGATGTAGACCCGTTTGAGCTGTTCGTCGGTGTGGAACCTCAGGTCGAAGAGATGCGCCAGCGCCCGCAGCAGTTCCGCCTGCCGGATCTCGTGCCGCGCCACGTCGTCGAAGGCGAGCGCCGCGCCGTATCCGGGTGCCGACGAGAAGCAGGGGCGCAGCCGGCACCGGCGGCTGATCGTGAAGTTCATCCCCTCCTCGGCGCCGTAGAAACTGATCTGCCGGAAGTATTTCGGCGCGGTAGGCGTCACGCTCTCGGGCGAGGTGCGCACGGTGATCTGCACCTCGGTCCGGCCCGTTTCGCCGATATACCCGTCGTAGAGCGCCCAGTCCTCCGTGTAGGGGACGTAGACGCCGGAGACGTTGCGGTAGAGACGTGCGTTGACGAGCGTCGTCCCTTGCGGCGTGGTGAAGAGCGTCGAACGGGTCGTGAAGTCCGTCAGCGTCGTCTCCGCGCCGTCCGTCGTGCAGCGCAGCGTCCATCGGTTGCCCTCCGTGTGGTCGAAGACGACGATCCGGTACTGGAAGGAGGGGCGCAGCGCCTCCCGCCGGTCTTCGAAACGGTTCGCCAGCTCGAACCGCACGTCCGCGTCTTCGCCCAGCCACACCGAGTCGAAGCCCGTCAGGCGCGTCCGCGAACGGATGCGGTAGTCGGTCGTGTAGCGGAGTTCGTATTCGAACCCCACGCTCACCTCCGTCAGCGGCCGGAAGCAGAGTTCGCCCTCCTCGATGCGCAGGCAGCCTCCGGCGCTGTATGCGTCGGTGAGCGTGGCCCCCGTCTCGTCGACCTCCTGCGGCGAGAAGGCGTCGACGAGGTTGCCCACGGTGTTGTGCGTCACGAAGGGGTTGGCCTCCACCCGTCCCAGCGCATTGGCCGTCGTCGTGCGGTCGGCCTTGCGCCGTGCCAGAAAGCCCATCTTCTGCTGCCGGACGCGGGTGTCGTGCGAGGCGTAGGCGCCGCTCATGTAGAGCGAGCGGAACCACGGGCTCTCCATGAAGGCGCTTTCGACGGTGTACCCCGCTTTGGCGAAGAGTGCCTGCACCAATGCGCGGATCGACAGGAAGGGGTGGTAGTCGTCGGTCGAGAGCAGCCGCTCGGGCGGTCGGAGCCCCGCGTCGCCGTTCTCGATTTCGTAGCGGTCGCGGTATACCGGCAGGAATTTTACGGGCGAGTCGTCGCTCCACCCCGCGGCGATCTCGGTCGGCAGCAGCCGTCCTGCATAGGCTACCTCCAATTCCCTGAACCACCCCTTCGCCGCCTGCTCGGCCCATGCGTGCGCCCCGCCCCGCAGCTCCACGCGGTAGCGGTGCTCCGTGCCGTGCCAGCGCGTCTCCACCAGCCGTACGCTGCCGCTTACGAGCGGCGTGCCGCCGGCCAGCAGCTCGCCTCGGTGCAGCGCGGCGTTGAACCGGCCGGCGCCGTAAAGGTGGCATTCCGCGCCGAACAACGCCTCGGCAGCGGCCGTCGGGAGGAGTTCGAAGGTCAGCGCCTCTCCGCTGCGCCCCGCTTCGGGATCGGTCAGCGTCCGGCCGCTCCATGCCAGCGTCAGTGGTTGTTCCGCCGCCAGGTCGCAGACGACGGAATCGATTCGCAGCCGGATCATAGCCGCCCTCCTCTCTGCCGGGGGCGAATTTCCAGCGACAGCCGTTGCAGCGTGCCGGGCCGTTCGATGCGAAGCGAATCGCTCACCACGTCGACCTCCGTCCACCCCGCCTCGGTGACCGCCCACACCGCCGGCGCAGCGGCCAGCCGGGCCAGCGCATCCAGTACGGCGGCGGGCTCGTAGGCCGATCCGATCCGCAGCCGCTCCTCGCCGACGGCCTCCGTCTGGGTGTATCCGCTCTCTTCGAGCAGCAGGCGGCGCCTTTCGATCTCGTAACGCCGCTCTTCGATCAGCGGAAAGGTATAGCGGTCGATGCCGCCCGCCTCGTTGAGCCACGCCAGCTGCCGGCTCCCTGCGGGCGTTTCGGCCACCTCGTAGCGGAAATGCGACTCTACGCCGTCGGCCGTCAGGTGCAGGTCGAACGCCTCCGCGTCGGGGAACTCCGCCGCTGCGAGCCGGAAGAGGGCGACGCCCTCGGCCGCGACGCCGTACGTGCGCTGCGTCGGGATGCCGTTGCAGGTCGCCGTGAGGAGGGCCGAGCATTGCGTGCGGCAGTGTACCGATACCTCGTCCGTCTCTTCGGCGCCGATGAGCCGTACCTCCGGCAGCGAAGTGAGCGGTTCGCCGGAGCGGGTTTCCCGCGTCGCGGGGAGGAAGATGCGGTCGGGCGCCTTGTCGCTGCCGATGGCGAGGGAGAGCGCCATCGTGCGTGTCGTCGGTGCGTAGAGGCCGGTCGCTCCCGTCTCGAACGGGACGGTGGCGGCCATGCGCCGCAGGAAGGCCGATACGTCGATCTCCGGCATCCAGAGGTCGCGCAGCACCAGTTCGGCGACGCTCTCTGCGGTGCGCGTGTCGGTCAGACGGGCGGTCAGCGTCGCGGCGGCCGCGTCGTTGATGAAGGTGTAGCGTTGCGGTACGAACCCCGGTGCATAGTTCTGGGGAATCTTGTAAAAACTCATGATCGATGGATGATTTACGAATTTGCGTTGATTGCGGTTCGGACAGGTGCATACGCCTGTTCCGGCAGGGATTGTCCGTGCGGCAGGCTGCGGCAGGCGGTTTCGCATCGTTCCGGACGGGTCGCCGGACGGGTTTCCGGCGGAGGAGCCGGACAGGGCGGGCGGTCAGAACCAGACGACCGCTTCGGCCGTGGCACTCTGCGAGATCTCTCCGTGATTGGTGAAGGCGCAGGTGCGGGGGCGGATCGAGAGCCGTTCGACGCAGATGACTTTCGGGTCTTCGGTCAGCTCCGTGAAGATTCCGAGCAACGTCTGCTCCATTTCGTCGAGCCGCCGTGCGCGTTCGGCGTGCGTGAGCCGCATGCCGGGTTGCAGCAGGTGCAGTTGGATTTCGTAGGTGCGTTTCCCGTGACGGCGGCCTTCGACCTCTTTGAGGCGGGGCGGGGCAAGCCAGGCGGCGGGATAGCGGTCGATTTCGGAGGGCATGTACTCGTCCGGAGCCGAGAAGAAGGCGTAGTCGTGCGCGGAGGCGAGGTCGCGCAGCAATTGCGCGAGATGGACGCGGGTCATTGTTGAAAAGGTTTTTGACGGATTGTTGATAACCGTTCGCAATTTCACGAAACGGATACTCCTGTTGCGTATGGAGCCGAGACGGAATGTTGATAACGGGGAATTGCCGGCTGCGATCGTGTTGATAACTCCGGCCTGCGGTCGATCGACAGGGCAAATATACGATGCCGAAACCCCCTTTGTCAAGCCTTTTCACGGGATTTAGAAAAAATTTTATGCAATATATTTTAAATCAATATGTTGAATTCGGAGAAGGGCCGGAGTCCCGCCCGCTCCGAAAATAAACTCCCGTGCCGGAGGTCGTTTCCCGAATTTTTCGTACCTTTGACTTCGCCTTAGATACTCCGCCTTGGCAATGTTCAAATTAAAATTGCCCTCGCTTATTCGTATCTTTGACTGCGTCTTAGATACTCGCGCTCGGCAATATTCAAATAAATTTGATATTGCCCTCGCTTATTCGTATCTTTGCAGCGGATCCGGCGGAGCGGCAGGAGAACGGCAACGTTCCCGCTCCGAGCCGGACAGGAAGTCTGACGAAAGGTAAACACGTATGGATGATGGCTCTTATCCCCCGAATAGCGGCCGTATCGTATCTCAATACGATACCTTTCATTTACGGTATCCGGCACGCAGGTGACCTGCGCGCGGAACTCTTGTTGACGCCCCCCGCCCTTTGTGCAAGCAATTTCATCGACGGCAATGCCGACATCGCATTGCTGCCGTCGGCCGTCGTTCCCCGGTTGAAGGATGCCGAGCTGGTCACCGATTTCTGCATCGGCGCCGAGGGGGAGGTGCGCACGGTGGTGGTGGTCTCCAACACCCCGATCGAGGAGGTGCGCCGCATCTGGCTCGACGCCCATTCGCGCACGTCGGTGCAGCTGACCGGTTATCTGGCGGCCCGCCGGTGGAAGATCGCGCCTCAGTGGCTCGACATGAGCGACTATGCGGTGCTGGACACGCCGCAGGAGGGCGACGCCTTCCTGCTCATCGGCGACAAGGTGTTCGACCACGAGGACGAATTCATCTACTCCTACGATCTGGCCGCCGAGTGGCGCGAGGCGACGGGCCTTCCCTTCGCCTTCGCGGTGTGGGTCGCCCGCAAGGGGACGCCCTACGAGGTGACCGATGCGTTGGAGGAGGCGCTCACCTTCGGTGTGGAGCGTATCTACGAGGCCGTCCAGCAGAGCGACTACCGCGACCGTCCCTATGCCTACGACTACCTGACGCGCAACATCGATTTTTTGTTCGATAACGAGAAACGCAAGGCTCTTCAAAAGTTCTGGACCTCCGGCGTCAAGGTGACGCCTTTGGTCGAACCCGGCTGAAGAGGGTAATCGCCGCGCCGGCGGGCGCAGCACCTTTCGGAGTTCACGATACGTCCAACCGATCCGGCCGCCGCGAGGGTTCGCCGGATACAAACCGGGTGCTTATGATTACCATTTACCTCAAACAATACAACAAGATCATCCGCAATGCCGATCCCAAGCTCTTCGACGAACTGGGGTACGACGACATCCTGTGGATCGATCTGCTGAACCCCACGATCAAGGAGCAGAAGGCTGTCGAAGGCTTCATGGAGATCAGCCTCCAAACCAAGCAGCAGGTCGAGGAGATCGAGTCGACCTCGAAGTATTCCGAGACGGAGAACGCCATCATCTCCAACTCCAACTTCTTCGTGCCGACGGGCGATTCGTTCGTCGTGCAGCCCGTGTCGTTCATCATTTCGAACGAAGGCGTGCTGGTGTCGGTGCGCACGGCCGAATTCCGCACGTTCCGCGAGGCCGAGAAGCGGTTGCAGATGAGCTACCGCAGCTTCTCGACGGGCTACCACCTCTTCATCTCGCTGTTGGAGGTGCGCATCGACTACGACGCCGACCTGGTGGAGATGATCGCCAAACAGGTCGCAGCCCTGTCGAAGGACATCAATTCGGAGGACTCGATCGACAAGAAGGTGATCCACCGCATCAACGCCCTGTTGGAGAGCACGATGTTGCTGCGCGAGAATATCTTCGACCGTCAGCGCGTCCTGTCGGGCATCCTGCGCTCGGAGCGTTTCCCCAACGACATCTACCCTCGCCTGCAACTGATGATCAAGGACGTCAACTCGCTCATCAACCACGCCGATTTCAGCTTCCAGCGTCTGGACTATATCCAGGACGCCGCGCTGGGGCTCATCAACATCGAGCAGAACGAGATCGTCAAGATCTTTTCGGTGGCGGCCGTGATCTTCATGCCCGCGACGCTCGTGGCGAGTATCTACGGCATGAATTTCCATGCCATGCCCGAACTGGACTGGGTATACACCTTCCCCGACGGGACGACCGTGCCGTTGGGCTACCTCTTCGCCATCGGACTCATGATACTCTTTTCGGCGGGTACGATCTGGTTTTTCCGGTACAAAAAATGGTTGTGATCCGTCGAGGGCCGCACGGTGCGGCCGGCAGCGTTAATTCTCCAATCGCATGGCCTTTTTCAAAAACCTCTGGACGTTCCTTACGGAGACGATTTTTCTGAAAGACGAACGCAACTACCGCAACGGACTGATCCGTTGGGGCGTGCGGCAGTACAAGCTGCTCTTTTATACGGCGCGCGGGCTCGACGAACACGACACGCTGGTGCGCAGTGCGGCGCTGACCTTCTACACGCTCATGTCGATCGTTCCGATCGCGGCGCTCGTCTTCGCCGTGGTCAAGGGGTTCGGGCTGGCCGACGGATTGATGCAGAACCTCTATTCGCTCTTTCCGCACAACCGCGAGGTGGTCGACTACCTCATCACCTTCGCCGACAAGGCG
Coding sequences within it:
- a CDS encoding menaquinone biosynthetic enzyme MqnA/MqnD family protein, with protein sequence MMALIPRIAAVSYLNTIPFIYGIRHAGDLRAELLLTPPALCASNFIDGNADIALLPSAVVPRLKDAELVTDFCIGAEGEVRTVVVVSNTPIEEVRRIWLDAHSRTSVQLTGYLAARRWKIAPQWLDMSDYAVLDTPQEGDAFLLIGDKVFDHEDEFIYSYDLAAEWREATGLPFAFAVWVARKGTPYEVTDALEEALTFGVERIYEAVQQSDYRDRPYAYDYLTRNIDFLFDNEKRKALQKFWTSGVKVTPLVEPG
- a CDS encoding Clp protease ClpP, whose protein sequence is MKSDIQIRNSADVCYIDIEGTIGVPEQWQFASPDDRVATYEKFRDAVARIAALDAPQVVVNIRSTGGDVNDALLIYDALAALDAEVTTRCYGYVASAATLIAQAASEGRREISAGALYLVHAAACAAEGNAAELEARAELLRKTDERLAALYARRSGRPQEEFAQRMAENNGNGRWLSPEETVAAGLADRIVEGGETAEGERSAVRNLASGWNRLLAAFGLHGAAAPADAAREEDRRNVLHLDDADPAAGRSAIEAAEGQRRHRATQVLAAEDPSVGEIRRSANEAAYAADARQFKTGI
- a CDS encoding magnesium transporter CorA family protein, whose protein sequence is MITIYLKQYNKIIRNADPKLFDELGYDDILWIDLLNPTIKEQKAVEGFMEISLQTKQQVEEIESTSKYSETENAIISNSNFFVPTGDSFVVQPVSFIISNEGVLVSVRTAEFRTFREAEKRLQMSYRSFSTGYHLFISLLEVRIDYDADLVEMIAKQVAALSKDINSEDSIDKKVIHRINALLESTMLLRENIFDRQRVLSGILRSERFPNDIYPRLQLMIKDVNSLINHADFSFQRLDYIQDAALGLINIEQNEIVKIFSVAAVIFMPATLVASIYGMNFHAMPELDWVYTFPDGTTVPLGYLFAIGLMILFSAGTIWFFRYKKWL